The Sediminitomix flava genome includes a window with the following:
- a CDS encoding exonuclease domain-containing protein produces MSRRIGYSAFPTLFLCFIEEEKICEVKYAVVDLETTGGNTSEGKITEIAIYIHDGEKIIDEFNSLINPEKDIPPFITSLTGISNKMVADAPKFYEVAKEIVEKTKDCLIVAHNSDFDYNFLKHEFKSLGYTYRRDSLCTVELSRILIPGKESYSLGKLCKDLGIEINGRHRAAGDARATVNLLEMMLDHPDWMDVSNENLTFDTYHKSIHKQLPKEIIDDLPEETGVYYFFNKKNELIYIGKSKNIRKRIMQHLSDRTTNRAIKKAREVSNISFELTGSELVALLYESAEIKKHKPIYNVAQRRTKMFFGIFQDMDEHGYVTFYIEALNENSADPVTTTFSKKEAERILERMMERYKLCQKLCGFQKTDSACFSYHLKNCNGACIQNEPVEVYNKRAEKAMRYFSYGIDNMLLLDKGRSDGELAVIQIEKGVYKGFGFADTSFRSSVEELISQVKPFQDNKDVNKIIRGFLRKKKNNLERVRY; encoded by the coding sequence TTGAGTAGAAGGATTGGCTATTCTGCTTTTCCTACCCTATTTTTGTGTTTTATTGAAGAAGAAAAAATTTGTGAGGTGAAATACGCTGTAGTAGATTTAGAAACGACAGGAGGTAATACAAGTGAAGGTAAAATCACTGAAATTGCAATATATATTCATGATGGAGAAAAGATCATTGATGAGTTTAATAGTCTCATAAACCCTGAAAAGGATATACCTCCTTTCATTACATCACTTACAGGTATAAGTAATAAAATGGTGGCCGATGCTCCTAAGTTTTATGAGGTAGCCAAAGAAATTGTAGAAAAAACTAAAGATTGTCTGATTGTAGCTCACAACAGTGACTTTGATTATAATTTCTTGAAGCATGAATTTAAAAGTTTGGGCTATACGTATAGGAGAGATTCACTTTGCACAGTAGAATTGTCTAGAATATTGATTCCAGGTAAAGAGTCATATAGTTTAGGGAAGCTTTGTAAGGATTTAGGTATTGAAATAAATGGTAGACACAGAGCTGCTGGAGATGCTAGAGCAACTGTGAATTTACTTGAAATGATGTTAGATCATCCAGATTGGATGGATGTTTCAAATGAAAATCTTACGTTTGATACATATCATAAAAGTATTCATAAACAACTGCCTAAAGAAATTATTGATGATTTACCAGAGGAAACTGGAGTATATTATTTCTTCAATAAGAAAAATGAATTAATCTATATTGGTAAGAGTAAGAATATTCGTAAAAGAATAATGCAACACCTGTCTGATAGGACGACTAATCGAGCGATTAAAAAAGCTAGAGAAGTATCAAATATAAGTTTTGAGCTTACAGGTAGTGAGCTAGTTGCGCTGCTTTATGAATCTGCCGAGATAAAAAAACATAAACCTATATATAATGTAGCTCAAAGAAGAACTAAAATGTTCTTTGGCATTTTCCAAGATATGGATGAGCATGGCTACGTGACATTTTATATAGAAGCACTTAATGAAAATAGTGCAGACCCTGTCACTACGACATTCTCTAAGAAAGAAGCTGAGCGTATTTTAGAAAGAATGATGGAAAGGTATAAGCTTTGCCAAAAGCTTTGTGGGTTCCAAAAAACTGATTCGGCCTGTTTTTCATATCACCTCAAAAATTGTAATGGAGCTTGTATTCAGAATGAACCTGTTGAGGTCTATAACAAAAGAGCTGAGAAAGCAATGCGTTACTTCAGTTATGGTATAGATAATATGCTTCTTCTAGATAAAGGTAGAAGTGATGGAGAGTTAGCTGTAATTCAAATTGAGAAAGGGGTATATAAAGGATTTGGGTTTGCAGACACATCTTTCAGGTCAAGTGTGGAAGAGTTGATTTCTCAAGTAAAACCTTTTCAAGATAATAAGGATGTAAACAAGATTATAAGGGGATTTTTAAGAAAGAAAAAGAATAACCTAGAAAGAGTACGATACTAA